A single region of the Triticum dicoccoides isolate Atlit2015 ecotype Zavitan chromosome 2B, WEW_v2.0, whole genome shotgun sequence genome encodes:
- the LOC119360884 gene encoding transcription factor bHLH14-like gives MDDLLSPSSSFVPPSPSSHFSTVGQQVLQFVSREIPEQWLFDDGTMSQNADRELSPTGRTLLRSAELSELPPSLPATLQCQTNRRGRKTGPRSDGRHSAVSHVQAERLRRDKLNRRFCDLRAAVPNVSRMDKASLLADAVAYIAELRSRVARLGDEANKELEQSSVAASKFVQVDEAVDVRMVGSDAAAVRVTTAASHAPARLMGALRSLELQVQHACLSRVQGVTLQDVVVDVPPSMQDADGLRSALLQTLQDSA, from the coding sequence ATGGACGATCTCCTCTCTCCGTCCTCCTCCTTCGTTCCACCCTCACCGTCCTCCCACTTCTCCACCGTAGGCCAGCAGGTGCTCCAGTTCGTGTCCCGGGAAATTCCCGAACAATGGCTGTTCGACGACGGCACGATGTCCCAGAACGCGGACAGGGAGCTGTCTCCCACGGGGAGAACGCTCCTCCGGAGCGCTGAGCTCTCCGAGCTGCCACCGAGCCTCCCGGCAACGCTGCAGTGCCAAACCAACCGGCGGGGCCGGAAAACCGGGCCCCGCTCTGACGGTCGCCATAGCGCCGTCAGCCATGTGCAGGCCGAGCGGCTGCGCCGCGACAAACTGAACCGTCGATTTTGCGATCTCCGAGCTGCCGTCCCCAACGTGTCCCGCATGGACAAGGCATCACTCCTGGCAGACGCCGTCGCCTACATCGCGGAGCTGCGCTCCCGCGTGGCGCGCCTCGGGGACGAGGCCAACAAGGAACTGGAGCAGAGCTCTGTGGCCGCTTCCAAGTTCGTGCAGGTAGATGAAGCGGTGGACGTGCGGATGGTGGGAAGTGACGCGGCCGCGGTGCGTGTGACCACAGCAGCCAGCCACGCTCCGGCGCGGCTGATGGGCGCGCTCCGGTCGCTGGAGCTGCAGGTGCAGCATGCCTGCCTTAGCCGCGTGCAAGGCGTGACCCTGCAGGACGTCGTCGTGGACGTGCCACCCTCGATGCAGGACGCTGATGGCCTCCGCTCGGCGCTGCTGCAGACGCTGCAGGACAGCGCCTAG